In Aspergillus oryzae RIB40 DNA, chromosome 6, one genomic interval encodes:
- a CDS encoding uncharacterized protein (predicted protein) — protein sequence MSTDDPFAFLGETKATPQRKPTTKPRWREKLFSKEKQSKGAVDGSGRGGGATDQQIESFLAPVRSNTVSYGSRGAHSTAGASRGLPTPRLDVSQRWQSSSSQDVSEASPIAKPASATDSYPSMSFPRAPPKNPARKGLRVKFTERAPELIGEGGDESETPTVVISKNRKCQNSQGSGQPGDALDSRQPTLPQLHLDTSLGDGVASRHQRTNTQDNINPAVTKPLFLQSPQDSDFLMTLNMGQAGSRLSFRASPESSTFAQRVRDRMQAEEGRALQHRYQDPPSPINDNKEGQGPVRVAAAAAAVPDSPTSEYETPPISEDEAEPEANPFRNPASPPSRGLVSPPVETTLPSGLTPASASISASPPKPLPPSRDPGLGSPGSPGRPSSRDNRDAPRNPQVPKVSLRSIANQFGEAAFTDLKMFVAQHESLIRHGAERKKSLMEYSLTEWVRAAVWWFMRGKKTLEVYARSRPSSSGSSPQQSSSTETAKQAVVDLGKALWICENIVPKHNELSHYGAMSVDALLAVANTTGDKRLADLLSLHQTTLNHLRSLAMSIKRNNIITSIDATGGAGIQADTSMWLKYPAFAPDVSAILSGTATRSMLVDQSGQGPNLAQIMPLGDTSRYFSYGSMFVKVMVSSSEDGTHHDEPLPCVLSIIRDRADWYVFASITSQNELVNVMIQSDKKKGPTWNDVHWRVRSNFMQVKLPRGFQLDVMFQEDDFKNLWNIVQYTQQTEASLQPKSDETTIYETTLKVFQYMDPSKSKAFPAEPVERCRVRLFERSMTVTEGTGSREVHQGYRIAVLTSPKVKTLSNVSHIIGHNAPIVFGLLRGEDGAPALMLKAKQDGRSRSMLMTFHDVEERSALHSLLLGMTTKEGEIKTPDIPIRAYSIEQPADRFNGQPETTHLQFPAGSVSVIDQEHAFVDHQYGPTILSEHLRAFVATEWGSVTDRINLGPGELKLGLDINNRTGLSLYRPGQQDLTVSIAENLTAPEMPDRLADFMQIAMVKPMVRRFDFATVKDLHKFEAAVTGFNVLYDGIATSFTISRRRMVVPITKKWESTRARIQVVQHDKVIQLIAFLNDFHHGKCMNFVLKGTDVYENFTRSGKFCIKLCDAKFALPKTGDDPTSSFICLDMPDFPSENDDISIGFDSEADRANLQAALPGSSREPSRMSSLRR from the exons ATGTCTACAGATGACCCTTTCGCCTTCCTGGGTGAGACCAAAGCCACTCCCCAACGGAAaccgacgacgaagccccgATGGAGAGAAAAACTATTTTCGAAGGAGAAACAAAGCAAGGGCGCGGTTGATGGCAGTGGCAGGGGTGGGGGTGCGACCGACCAGCAGATCGAGTCGTTCCTGGCGCCCGTTCGTTCGAATACGGTATCGTATGGATCTCGCGGAGCTCACTCGACTGCTGGGGCTTCTCGAGGGCTTCCAACACCACGTTTAGATGTCTCACAACGGTggcaatcatcatcatcccaaGACGTCTCAGAAGCCTCTCCCATTGCGAAACCCGCTTCGGCTACCGATAGTTATCCATCTATGAGCTTTCCTAGGGCTCCCCCGAAAAACCCCGCTCGGAAAGGCCTACGAGTCAAGTTTACTGAGAGGGCGCCCGAGTTGATTGGTGAGGGTGGCGACGAATCGGAAACGCCCACGGTGGTGATATCCAAGAATCGCAAGTGTCAAAATAGTCAAGGTTCGGGCCAACCGGGAGATGCACTGGATTCTCGTCAGCCGACGCTCCCTCAGCTTCACCTTGATACCTCGTTGGGAGACGGGGTTGCATCCCGGCATCAGCGTACGAACACGCAAGACAATATCAACCCGGCTGTGACCAAGCCGTTATTTTTACAGAGCCCTCAGGATTCCGATTTTCTCATGACACTAAACATGGGCCAGGCCGGATCTCGCCTGTCATTCCGAGCATCGCCCGAATCCAGTACGTTTGCACAGCGAGTCCGGGATAGGATGCAGGCCGAGGAAGGTCGTGCTCTGCAACATCGTTACCAAGATCCCCCGTCACCGATCAATGACAATAAGGAAGGGCAAGGGCCGGTGCGGGTGGCCgcagcggcagcagcggTGCCCGATAGTCCAACCTCCGAGTATGAAACACCTCCGATCTCAGAAGACGAGGCCGAACCAGAAGCCAACCCTTTCCGAAATCCTGCCAGCCCACCGTCGCGAGGTCTAGTTTCTCCGCCCGTTGAGACTACGTTACCTTCTGGTCTTACACCGGCCAGCGCATCGATAAGCGCATCACCTCCAAAACCGCTGCCGCCTTCCAGGGATCCTGGCCTGGGTAGCCCAGGTAGCCCAGGTCGCCCGAGCAGTCGAGACAACCGTGACGCTCCACGAAACCCTCAGGTGCCGAAGGTGTCCTTACGATCTATCGCTAACCAGTTTGGTGAAGCTGCTTTTACGGACCTTAAGATGTTTGTGGCACAGCACGAAAGCCTCATTCGTCATGGtgcagagaggaagaagtcctTGATGGAGTATTCGCTCACAGAGTGGGTGAGGGCTGCTGTATGGTGGTTTATGCGCGGGAAGAAAACGCTTGAGGTGTACGCACGATCTCGCCCTTCGAGTTCCGGTTCTAGTCCGCAGCAATCTAGTTCTACAGAAACTGCGAAACAGGCTGTGGTTGATCTTGGTAAAGCATTGTGGATATGTGAGAACATTGTTCCTAAACATAACGAGTTGAGTCATTACGGCGCGATGAGTGTCGATGCCTTACTAGCGGTAGCAAACACAACAGGTGACAAACGCTTGGCTGATCTCCTGAGCTTGCACCAAACGACCTTAAACCACTTGCGCTCTTTGGCGATGTCTATCAAAAGGAACAATATTATTACCTCGATTGACGCCACAGGTGGCGCAGGAATTCAGGCCGACACCAGTATGTGGTTGAAATACCCTGCCTTTGCTCCCGATGTCTCCGCCATCCTTTCTGGCACTGCCACGAGGTCTATGTTGGTCGACCAATCTGGACAAGGGCCAAACCTGGCACAAATTATGCCACTCGGTGACACAAGTCGATATTTCAGCTACGGAAGTATGTTTGTGAAGGTTATGGTCAGCTCAAGTGAGGATGGTACTCACCATGACGAACCCCTGCCGTGTGTATTATCCATTATCCGTGACCGGGCCGACTGGTACGTATTCGCCTCTATTACCAGTCAGAATGAATTGGTCAATGTCATGATTCAGTCGGATAAGAAAAAGGGCCCTACATGGAACGATGTGCATTGGCGCGTGCGATCAAACTTCATGCAAGTGAAACTGCCCCGTGGGTTCCAGTTGGACGTTATGTTCCAAGAGGATGATTTCAAAAACCTGTGGAACATTGTACAATATACGCAGCAAACCGAAGCTAGTCTGCAGCCGAAATCCGATGAGACTACAATCTATGAAACCACTTTAAAGGTTTTCCAATATATGGATCCCAGCAAAAGCAAGGCGTTCCCTGCGGAGCCTGTTGAGCGCTGCCGTGTTCGGCTGTTTGAGCGCTCCATGACCGTGACCGAGGGCACTGGAAGCCGCGAAGTACACCAAGGCTACCGGATTGCAGTCCTCACAAGCCCTAAGGTCAAGACGCTCAGTAATGTAAGCCACATCATTGGTCATAATGCACCAATTGTGTTTGGTCTTCTCAGAGGCGAAGATGGGGCGCCGGCTCTCATGCTCAAGGCCAAACAAGATGGCAGGAGTCGGTCCATGCTAATGACGTTTCACGACGTCGAGGAGCGCAGTGCTCTGCATTCTCTGCTGCTCGGAATGACAaccaaagaaggagagattAAGACACCTGACATCCCTATCCGCGCTTACTCCATCGAACAGCCTGCCGATCGATTCAACGGTCAGCCGGAGACAACCCACTTACAATTTCCTGCTGGGAGTGTGTCGGTTATTGATCAGGAACACGCCTTTGTCGACCATCAATATGGCCCAACTATTCTCTCAGAACATTTACGAGCTTTCGTGGCGACAGAATGGGGATCTGTAACGGACCGTATCAACCTTG GTCCTGGCGAGTTGAAGTTGGGTTTGGACATCAACAACCGTACAGGCCTTAGTCTGTACCGGCCTGGACAACAGGATCTGACCGTTTCCATCGCCGAGAATCTCACCGCTCCTGAGATGCCGGACCGTTTGGCGGATTTCATGCAGATCGCGATGGTGAAGCCAATGGTCCGCCGGTTTGACTTTGCAACTGTCAAAG ACCTTCACAAGTTTGAGGCCGCGGTCACGGGCTTCAACGTGCTGTATGATGG TATTGCTACTTCCTTCACGATATCACGACGTCGCATGGTGGTCCCGATTACGAAGAAGTGGGAATCGACTAGAGCCCGGATTCAAGTGGTTCAACATGACAAGGTGATACAATTGATAGCATTCTTGAATGACTTCCACCATGGAAAGTGCATGAACTTTGTACTAAAGGGCACCGATGTATACGAAAACTTCACCCGCTCGGGCAAGTTTTGCATTAAGCTGTGTGATGCTAAGTTTGCGCTACCCAAAACCGGCGATGATCCCACGTCTAGTTTCATCTGCTTGGATATGCCCGACTTCCCTAGcgagaatgatgatatttCGATTGGCTTCGACTCTGAAGCTG ACCGAGCCAATTTGCAAGCCGCTCTTCCAGGATCGTCTCGGGAACCCTCTCGGATGAGCTCTCTTCGGCGGTAA
- a CDS encoding cystathionine gamma-synthase (cystathionine beta-lyases/cystathionine gamma-synthases), translated as MAPTNDNIAAATHALHADEALNVVTDVAPPLHLSTTFRYPDDPEDLVPAADLSGYDQDKTKHIYSRLSSPNLNRFEVLLSSLLHGEAISYSSGLSALHAALVLLNPRRIAVGNGYHGCHGVIKLFGRLTGLQKLDLDCPAEQLESGDAILLETPVNPEGTAFNIEEYAKKAHSRGAYLIVDSTFAPPGLQDPFQWGADLVMHSGTKYFGGHSDLLCGVLATQRSDWARRLFEDRMFLGSVMGNMESWLGTRSLRTLEVRVQRQSQNATNLVTWLHNALQAQNPAPDSDEAVTQAALQQVYHASLQKEDESWLLKQMPNGFGPVFSISMKNEDYARKLPSKLAFFQHATSLGGVETLIEWRTMSDATVDRRLLRISVGLENWEDLRRDLVSAFRALVQ; from the exons ATGGCTCCGACCAATGACAACATTGCCGCCGCTACGCATGCCTTGCATGCAGATGAGGCGCTGAACGTGGTCACCGATGTAGCCCCTCCGCTGCACCTTTCCACTACGTTCCGGTACCCTGATGATCCCGAGGACCTTGTGCCGGCAGCAGATCTCAGTGGT TATGACCAGGACAAAACCAAGCATATCTACTCTCGTCTGAGCTCGCCCAATTTGAACCGATTCGAAGTCCTCCTGTCTTCACTTCTCCACGGCGAGGCGATCAGTTACTCGTCCGGACTATCGGCCTTGCATGCGGCACTCGTCCTCCTGAATCCCCGCCGAATCGCAGTTGGAAATGGATACCATGGATGTCACGGTGTTATTAAGCTCTTCGGCCGTCTTACCGGTCTTCAAAAGCTGGACCTCGACTGTCCCGCTGAGCAATTAGAGTCGGGAGATGCCATCCTTCTAGAGACCCCGGTCAACCCTGAGGGCACCGCTTTCAACATCGAAGAGTATGCCAAGAAAGCGCACTCGCGCGGAGCGTATCTTATTGTGGATAGCACCTTTGCTCCGCCGGGCCTTCAGGACCCGTTCCAATGGGGTGCAGACCTGGTCATGCATTCCGGTACCAAATACTTCGGCGGACACAGCGACCTTCTTTGTGGTGTTCTCGCTACACAGCGGAGTGATTGGGCGCGGCGGCTGTTCGAGGATCGGATGTTCCTAGGTAGTGTCATGGGCAATATGGAGAGCTGGCTGGGCACACGCAGTTTGCGGACCCTGGAGGTTCGCGTGCAGCGGCAGAGCCAGAATGCCACGAATCTGGTCACGTGGTTGCACAACGCACTGCAGGCGCAAAACCCAGCCCCTGACAGCGACGAGGCTGTGACTCAGGCTGCTCTGCAACAGGTGTACCATGCCAGCCTgcagaaagaggatgagtCATGGTTGCTCAAGCAAATGCCGAACGGGTTCGGACCGGTGTTTTCGATCAGCATGAAAAACGAAGACTATGCGCGTAAGCTCCCCAGTAAGCTCGCCTTCTTCCAGCATGCCACCAGCCTCGGAGGTGTAGAGACCCTGATTGAGTGGCGGACAATGAGTGATGCGACGGTGGATCGCCGATTGTTGCGGATCAGTGTAGGATTAGAGAATTGGGAAGACCTCCGGAGGGATCTGGTGAGCGCATTCCGGGCGTTGGTTCAGTAA